The following proteins are co-located in the Synechococcus sp. PROS-U-1 genome:
- a CDS encoding cation transporter, with amino-acid sequence MNTTAEARRIEQRSLRFGVGANAVMALAGFSAHVLTGSSALLLDGLYSGVLVGSSLIASRISMNVVRPPDRAWPYGYEGQEALYVLFRSLVLLGVIGFGVGSACSTLIDWWRGSSIAPLHLEPVGLYTVLMTALCGLLAWRHRRDWRRTGGVSLLLLTEARNARIDAVITLATGLALLASPLLLATPLSALAPITDALLVLAVSLALLREPLAALRDAMAQAAGCAADPDVLQRTRVVLMQELVGLQLQMMDFTVQQLGRTAFVVVYINPLQPQESRVIDGLRHHIDARCSAELGRPVRSEVILTVMPPIHRPDPRPQTAP; translated from the coding sequence ATGAACACCACTGCTGAGGCTCGCCGGATCGAACAGCGCTCGCTGCGCTTTGGGGTCGGAGCCAATGCAGTGATGGCACTCGCCGGGTTTTCCGCCCATGTGCTGACCGGTTCGTCGGCCCTGCTGTTGGACGGCCTCTATTCCGGTGTGCTGGTGGGTTCATCGTTGATTGCCAGCCGCATCAGCATGAATGTGGTGCGTCCTCCGGATCGAGCCTGGCCCTATGGCTACGAGGGGCAGGAGGCCTTGTATGTGTTGTTCCGCTCCCTGGTGCTGCTGGGGGTGATCGGCTTTGGCGTCGGCAGCGCCTGCTCCACTCTGATCGACTGGTGGCGGGGCTCCAGCATTGCTCCGCTGCATCTGGAACCGGTGGGGCTGTACACCGTTCTGATGACAGCGCTTTGCGGGCTTTTGGCCTGGCGGCATCGGCGGGATTGGCGCCGCACCGGGGGGGTGTCCCTGCTGCTGTTGACGGAGGCCCGCAATGCTCGGATCGATGCGGTCATCACCCTGGCCACAGGCCTGGCCCTTCTGGCCTCTCCGTTATTGCTGGCAACGCCGCTTTCCGCTCTGGCGCCGATTACCGATGCGCTTCTGGTGCTTGCGGTCAGCCTGGCGTTGTTGCGCGAACCCTTGGCGGCACTGCGTGATGCCATGGCCCAGGCCGCCGGCTGCGCCGCCGACCCGGATGTGTTGCAGCGCACGCGGGTTGTGTTGATGCAGGAACTGGTGGGGCTTCAGCTGCAGATGATGGACTTCACCGTGCAGCAGCTGGGTCGTACAGCCTTTGTCGTGGTCTACATCAATCCGCTGCAGCCCCAGGAAAGTCGGGTGATTGATGGGCTGCGCCATCACATTGATGCCCGTTGCAGTGCAGAACTCGGCCGGCCGGTGCGGTCCGAGGTGATCCTGACGGTGATGCCACCGATTCATCGCCCGGATCCAAGGCCGCAGACGGCCCCTTAG